From the genome of Solanum dulcamara chromosome 12, daSolDulc1.2, whole genome shotgun sequence:
TCTGAAAATGTTCCTTCAAGAATCAGTAGGTAAGAACAGACCAATTAAATTAATCTCTTTGTGTGTGTATACAAATGAAACATGGGAAGAAGTGCAACATCCCGTGTTAGCATGGTCCGGAAAGGGTCACTCCCCCAAGGCTCAAACCCGTGTCACACAGAGATAACTTTACTGTTGTTCCAGGACTCGTGGGATGTGAActaattattttgtttattgaTTGATTTACAGATGCTTAGAAGAAGGGGCAGAAGAATTTTTCTTGAAGCCAGTGAGATTATCAGATGTTAATAaacttagacctcatatgatgAAAACCAAATGTAAAAGCCCCAAACAAGAACAACCTGAGATAATTGTCACACaagaaaatcaaaaatcaatagACATTGCATATGTTGTTCCACCAGAAGTACCACAAACAGAATCAGACATCAcggtacaacaacaacaacaacagaaaTCACAAGtcaatagtaacaacaacaagaagagAAAGACCATAGAAGAAAATCTATCACCAGACAGAACAAAACCAAGATTCAGTAGCCTTACTGCTATCTGATCTCTTTTACAAATATAtaactgttttttttttcttctccaatTTGGAATCAATCCAGATAACCccttttgtttttccttttttcaacttttttttagttaacaGAGTTTAGGATAATGTGAGATGAATCCTAATGTAGAAAATGTATGGAGGATGAGTCAAAGAAAAGGACTGAAAGAGTTCTAGGCTGGCGCTACTTCCTAAAAAGGGATGTATATGACACCTCAGGTGAATTCCACACATCAGAATGAGAGAGAAGTACAGAGTACTATAAGACATGACACAAGTTCACATGGTACATACACTTTTGAGCTCGATGATGGTGTAGCTCAAGGAACAAATTCGTGAGTCTATTGGGCCAAAGCGGATAATACTTACCATGAGCTTGGACTGTGACAGTTGTTGTACACATTTGTACATCGGAAAAAACTTCCATCCAGTTTTGTTTTGCTAATCTTAGAGGGGAACAGTATTGCAAAGTAGATAGAAATGTGCTGAAATTTACTTCTTGTAAATAGACAAGCATGTTTAACATAGAAGTGATATTCTATTTTTGCTTTCTCAGTTTTTGTGAGCCTGTTGCTAATTAAATTTGTGTTCCAAACTCCGTAGATAATGGTTCGCGCCTTACTCTTCTCACATCTCAGGCACACATATTTGCAACAAGGGTTGAATCAGTAACTCACCCATCATGCATTGCGCTCTGATCAGCCACTATGGTCCACTCCGTTACTATTCTCCACTCAAATTTTAGGTCTTAATAAGTTGCATTTAACTCATACATTAGATGTTCCCACTAAATCAAACCATTGGGTGCAGTATATTATGTTCTTCAcacctttttttcctttctttgttTGGATaccctttttcttttgaagtgctaaaACTATTGTATGTAAGACAAAAAATGACGCTACAGAGTTCCTTAGTTTTTCAAGAATTCATGATAATTTTGATGAAAGCAAGATTGACTTTTACTTTGTTGCCTTTGTTTACTTTTTGTTCAAAAGTTATTTTTTCTGAATCTTCTCTTGAATGAAAGATTTGGGTAAAATTTTCAACAGCCAATTGGTGAGTTGAATATCTTTACTTTTTGACTTTATTgtccaaaaaaagaagaggaaaggTTCAATCTGTTTTCTTTGAATGTAAAAGAAGTTTGGTATCAAATTATAATCTTTAATGAGTGTACTCAAACCCcacattatgatttctatttaACGTAGGATGACCTTTTAGACGCTTTTAATATGGTGTGATATTATGAATCAAATTCGTATGAAATCTTTCAAAAGACTAAAAGTGTCACTACATTTTAtatgcaatttctttttcttttcagttATTAATGCGGAATTTTGTTTGTGTCTGCCCCTCACACTAAGTTAATAGACAAGGCAATGAAGAGTGAGAAAAGAGGGagaaaacattatttttttggggTGCACTTAATGGCTTTTCccctatttttcttttatcaatttgacaaaataaaagTACTTTATAGCATATATCATGATCAACAAAAGTCATTAGTATATGCTTGCTGATGTTATATGActttaaagttgaaaaaaaatcaagatattaCTAGATTTTACAGCATGCAGAATCTGAATATTTCAACTATCAACAAATCAAATCCTCCTAATGCTTAAGATCTTCACACACATTAAACaaagaaaaagtctaaagtaataaaattttaattttgaattgtaACAATATTGATCATTGAACAATCTTTTTTTGGAATAATTTACCTAAATGTTAAATTAGGTTGATTCTATGTGTGCCACAAGTTTACTTGACAAATTAAAGTAGATAAAATAATTAGTATGTTGTAAATTTAAAAGTAAACTATTTAAGCACTTAGTGGAGA
Proteins encoded in this window:
- the LOC129877775 gene encoding two-component response regulator ARR9-like codes for the protein MGMAAADLQFHVLAVDDSLIDRKLIERLFRISSCQVTTVDSGSKALEFLGLQEEHDDQNHPNQPCVSPSNQQEVEVNLIITDYCMPGMTGYDLLKKIKESSSLRNIPVVIMSSENVPSRISRCLEEGAEEFFLKPVRLSDVNKLRPHMMKTKCKSPKQEQPEIIVTQENQKSIDIAYVVPPEVPQTESDITVQQQQQQKSQVNSNNNKKRKTIEENLSPDRTKPRFSSLTAI